From a single Candidatus Acidiferrales bacterium genomic region:
- a CDS encoding cyclic 2,3-diphosphoglycerate synthase: MRRKVLILGAAGRDFHNFNVLFRQNSETEVVAFTATQIPNIEGRLYPPELAGPNYPEGIPIYSEDDLEKTIRDKQIDTAVFSYSDISHVELMHKASRVVAAGASFELLPTSRTMLAAKVPVVSICAVRTGCGKSPVSRRVAQVLHELGWKFVVVRHPMPYGNLLEQRVQRFAAYEDLDRYDCTIEEREEYEPHLSRGTIVYAGVDYEAILRQAEQECDLVVWDGGNNDTPFFRSDLEIVVADAQRPGHEITYFPGEVNLLRAHVIVLNKMDGADPKAVQTVRKNIASRNPAATVIDADLPVFVKEPELIAGKRVLVIEDGPTLTHGGMSTGAGMVAAKKFGALEIVDPRPYAVGSIATTYKKYPHIGPLIPAMGYGKKQMRELEQTISKTPCDLVLVATPIDLVNLLKLKKPGLRVTYELEEFTHPNLKEILEAFTLRHRPVAPRGGAR; encoded by the coding sequence ATGCGACGAAAGGTTCTGATTCTTGGAGCAGCCGGCAGGGACTTCCACAACTTCAACGTCCTCTTCCGGCAGAATTCTGAAACCGAGGTGGTTGCTTTCACCGCCACCCAGATTCCGAACATCGAAGGCCGGCTCTATCCGCCGGAGCTGGCCGGGCCGAACTATCCCGAAGGCATTCCCATCTACTCCGAGGACGATCTGGAAAAGACGATCCGCGACAAGCAAATCGATACGGCGGTTTTCAGCTACAGCGACATCTCCCACGTGGAGCTGATGCACAAGGCCTCGCGCGTGGTTGCGGCCGGGGCCAGTTTTGAATTGCTGCCCACCAGCCGGACGATGCTCGCGGCCAAGGTGCCGGTGGTTTCCATTTGCGCGGTGCGCACGGGCTGCGGCAAGAGCCCCGTCTCCCGCCGCGTCGCGCAAGTGCTCCACGAGTTGGGTTGGAAGTTCGTCGTCGTCCGGCATCCCATGCCCTATGGCAATTTACTGGAGCAGCGAGTGCAGCGGTTTGCCGCCTACGAAGACCTCGACCGCTACGATTGCACCATCGAGGAGCGCGAAGAATACGAGCCGCACCTTTCTCGAGGCACAATCGTCTATGCCGGCGTGGACTATGAGGCGATTCTCCGCCAGGCTGAACAGGAATGCGACCTCGTTGTGTGGGACGGCGGAAACAACGACACACCGTTTTTCAGGTCGGATTTGGAAATCGTGGTTGCCGACGCGCAACGCCCCGGGCATGAGATCACCTACTTTCCCGGCGAGGTGAACCTGCTTCGGGCCCATGTCATCGTCCTGAACAAAATGGACGGAGCCGATCCCAAGGCGGTGCAGACGGTCCGGAAAAATATTGCCTCGCGGAACCCCGCGGCGACCGTGATTGACGCTGATTTGCCGGTCTTCGTCAAGGAGCCCGAGCTAATTGCCGGGAAGCGCGTTCTGGTGATCGAAGACGGGCCGACGCTCACCCACGGCGGGATGTCAACAGGCGCGGGAATGGTCGCGGCGAAAAAGTTTGGCGCCCTCGAGATTGTGGATCCGCGGCCGTACGCCGTGGGAAGCATTGCCACCACCTACAAGAAGTACCCGCATATCGGCCCGCTCATCCCCGCCATGGGCTATGGCAAAAAGCAGATGCGAGAACTGGAGCAGACGATCAGCAAGACGCCGTGCGACCTTGTGCTCGTGGCCACCCCGATTGACCTGGTCAACCTCCTGAAGCTCAAGAAACCGGGACTGCGGGTCACTTACGAACTCGAGGAGTTCACCCATCCCAACCTGAAGGAGATCCTCGAAGCCTTTACCCTGCGCCATCGCCCGGTCGCGCCGCGCGGAGGTGCGCGGTGA
- the argF gene encoding ornithine carbamoyltransferase, with translation MRQPVARSASRAKFRLKPARGRAKRDLVSIHDLSVKEVQGLFSLARAIKAKPQAFRLACQGRTLAMIFEKQSLRTRVTFEVGMQQLGGYAVYLAPGDISLGKRESVADVARNLSRWVDAIMIRTFGHAIVTALAAEATVPVINGLSDLLHPCQALGDFLTLLEHKGDLRRIRLAYVGDGNNVAHSLAFAAAKVGATCILGTPRDYSPKPEILAAAREDALETGAQIVLVHSAEEAVGGADAVYTDVWASMGQESEAEMRRGIFRPFQVNRALMRLAKPDAVFLHCLPAHRNEEVTDEVIDSKESVVYDQAENRLHIQKAILVALLGAVARGGRPGASPESIGARRGNS, from the coding sequence GTGAGGCAACCCGTCGCCAGGAGCGCTTCCCGGGCAAAGTTCCGGTTAAAGCCGGCCCGCGGGCGAGCCAAGCGCGACCTGGTTTCCATACACGACCTTAGCGTGAAAGAAGTTCAGGGCCTCTTCTCCCTCGCCCGGGCTATCAAGGCTAAACCCCAAGCCTTTCGCCTGGCCTGTCAGGGCCGCACCCTGGCCATGATCTTCGAAAAGCAATCGCTCCGGACACGGGTGACGTTCGAGGTGGGCATGCAGCAGCTTGGCGGCTATGCCGTCTATCTGGCGCCGGGCGACATCAGCCTGGGCAAGCGGGAATCCGTGGCCGACGTGGCGCGAAATCTTTCGCGCTGGGTGGACGCCATCATGATCCGCACCTTTGGCCATGCCATCGTCACTGCCCTGGCAGCGGAAGCGACGGTGCCGGTCATCAACGGCCTGTCCGATCTGCTCCATCCCTGCCAGGCGCTTGGCGATTTCCTGACCTTGCTCGAGCACAAGGGAGATCTGCGGAGGATTCGCCTGGCCTATGTGGGCGACGGCAACAACGTGGCCCATTCCCTCGCCTTTGCCGCTGCCAAGGTGGGCGCGACCTGCATCCTGGGGACACCGCGCGATTACTCGCCCAAACCGGAGATCCTGGCCGCCGCGCGAGAAGATGCGCTAGAAACCGGCGCGCAGATCGTCCTGGTGCACAGCGCCGAGGAAGCCGTTGGCGGCGCCGATGCCGTCTATACGGATGTTTGGGCAAGCATGGGACAGGAGAGTGAAGCCGAAATGCGCCGGGGAATCTTCCGGCCATTTCAGGTAAACAGAGCGCTCATGCGTCTGGCCAAACCCGATGCCGTGTTCCTGCATTGTCTTCCCGCTCACCGCAACGAAGAGGTGACCGACGAGGTGATCGATTCGAAGGAATCCGTAGTCTATGACCAGGCCGAAAACCGGCTGCACATCCAGAAGGCCATCCTGGTGGCGCTCCTGGGCGCCGTCGCTCGGGGGGGCAGACCGGGAGCCAGCCCCGAATCCATCGGGGCCCGAAGAGGCAATTCTTGA
- the arcC gene encoding carbamate kinase: MKRTAVIAIGGNSLTLPGQAGTVEEQRENVRQTCESVADILAAGYHVVITHGNGPQVGAALLKSELASREVPPVTLDVCDAETQATIGYMIQQTLGGVLEARRMPRPVATVITQVVVDPKDPAFQTPTKPIGPFLGRGEAEQHRLDRGWSVVEDAGRGWRRVVASPQPLEIVELDAIRRCLINGVAVIAVGGGGIPVVRGEHGLRGIEAVIDKDRASGLLAAHLRADLLMISTSIDRLAIHFGKPNQQFLSELTLDDARRYLAEGHFPAGSMGPKIEAAIFYLERGGKQVIITSPDHLQHALEGKAGTSIRPTPRGSRGIPKAEPVAKPRALG; encoded by the coding sequence TTGAAGCGCACGGCAGTTATCGCGATTGGCGGAAACTCCTTGACCCTTCCCGGTCAAGCGGGCACGGTGGAAGAGCAGCGAGAGAACGTGCGGCAAACCTGCGAATCGGTGGCCGATATCTTGGCTGCCGGCTACCACGTGGTCATCACCCACGGCAACGGTCCGCAGGTGGGCGCGGCCTTGCTCAAATCGGAACTGGCTTCGAGAGAGGTCCCGCCCGTCACGCTCGATGTTTGCGACGCTGAGACGCAAGCCACCATCGGCTACATGATTCAACAAACGCTTGGCGGCGTGCTCGAAGCGCGCCGCATGCCCCGCCCGGTCGCCACCGTGATTACCCAGGTCGTCGTGGATCCCAAAGATCCGGCATTCCAGACGCCCACCAAGCCCATCGGCCCCTTTTTGGGCCGCGGAGAAGCTGAGCAGCACCGACTGGATCGGGGCTGGAGCGTTGTGGAAGACGCGGGTCGCGGTTGGCGGCGGGTGGTGGCGTCGCCCCAACCGCTTGAGATCGTGGAACTGGATGCCATTCGGCGCTGCTTGATCAACGGCGTCGCCGTCATTGCGGTGGGTGGCGGCGGCATCCCCGTCGTCCGCGGGGAACACGGGCTCCGCGGCATCGAGGCGGTGATTGACAAGGACCGGGCCTCCGGGCTGCTGGCGGCGCACCTGCGCGCTGATTTGCTGATGATTTCCACCAGCATCGATCGCCTGGCCATCCACTTTGGGAAACCAAATCAACAATTCCTGAGTGAGCTGACGCTGGACGACGCCCGGCGCTATCTGGCCGAAGGTCACTTTCCGGCTGGCAGCATGGGACCGAAGATCGAAGCAGCGATTTTCTATCTCGAGCGCGGAGGCAAACAGGTGATCATCACCTCGCCGGATCATCTCCAGCACGCACTCGAAGGCAAGGCCGGCACCTCGATCCGGCCAACCCCGCGGGGCTCCCGCGGCATCCCCAAAGCAGAGCCGGTCGCCAAACCGAGGGCTTTGGGCTAG
- a CDS encoding cytochrome c3 family protein, with translation MKLVGRIGLVLVAVAVVIAISRAQTAPPKDVMEFKSTLGTVTFQHKVHIEQHKIACLKCHHTFKAGEPVIACSSCHTKVASGKQLSLKDAVHKTCGDCHKAMMAEGKKPPSPTKCMDCHKKAA, from the coding sequence ATGAAGCTCGTAGGACGCATCGGATTGGTTCTGGTGGCCGTGGCGGTAGTCATCGCGATCAGCCGGGCACAGACGGCCCCGCCGAAAGACGTGATGGAGTTCAAATCCACGCTCGGCACCGTGACCTTCCAGCACAAGGTTCATATCGAGCAGCACAAAATTGCTTGCCTGAAATGTCACCACACCTTTAAGGCGGGCGAACCGGTGATTGCCTGCAGTAGCTGTCACACCAAGGTGGCAAGCGGAAAACAACTCTCGCTCAAAGATGCCGTGCACAAGACCTGCGGCGATTGCCACAAGGCGATGATGGCAGAGGGCAAGAAGCCACCGTCACCGACGAAGTGCATGGATTGCCATAAGAAAGCGGCCTAG